A portion of the Halogeometricum sp. S1BR25-6 genome contains these proteins:
- a CDS encoding sensor histidine kinase has translation MNAGGVTGFGLAVLVGVSLGAGINFWIAAAADRRNEPVARVYRWLALATAMLCVASVGMYLGPTPTTVFGAYALYSLFNVSGAALFVLFTVVYTGNRDWLTRRRVALLAVEPAAYLLLLVTNPLHGLVLVDVHVVPFEGLATLRAQPTALTAVHILYTLVLTTTGYALFVRFYFRARNVYRTQTGVIFLSSLLIPTGAFLYAGGVTPVDLTPFALVVNGVVVWVALFRYDFLDVTPLAADLLIEEMEDSVVVTGPNGRILDVNGAAGGLLASGRGSASSESPVGRSLADVSPSLVEAADGGELFVRSTGDGAHARIFDPSVTTIRDQFDIERGTLLVLRDVTEQVRRREELERQNERLDEFVSVVSHDLRNPLAIAEGYVDLARGERDSAHLDRAADAVERMNVLVEDLLTLARDGRSVDEVERVSLASVVDEAWQNVDGDATLVNEAEGTVEADARRLQQMFENLFRNSVEHSSTSSRAKPDDAVEHGARQASGRSAPGNSVEHGSASSETTSRDVGERAEPGVTIRVGCEGDGFFVEDDGPGIPAADRDRVFEHGYTSSASGTGFGLAIVRTIAEAHGWSVRSVEGRDGGARFEFSGVTPFRPVDAR, from the coding sequence ATGAATGCGGGTGGAGTCACCGGGTTCGGTCTCGCGGTCCTAGTCGGCGTCTCCCTCGGCGCCGGCATCAACTTCTGGATCGCGGCGGCCGCCGACCGCCGGAACGAACCGGTCGCGCGCGTGTACCGGTGGCTGGCACTCGCGACGGCGATGCTCTGCGTCGCCTCGGTCGGGATGTACCTCGGACCGACCCCGACGACCGTCTTCGGGGCGTACGCGCTCTACAGCCTCTTCAACGTCTCCGGCGCCGCCCTGTTCGTGCTGTTCACGGTCGTGTACACCGGGAACCGCGACTGGCTGACTCGCCGCCGGGTCGCGCTTCTCGCGGTCGAACCCGCCGCGTACCTCCTGCTACTGGTCACGAACCCGCTCCACGGTCTGGTTCTGGTCGACGTCCACGTCGTCCCGTTTGAGGGGCTGGCCACGCTCCGCGCCCAGCCGACAGCTCTCACGGCGGTGCATATCCTGTACACGCTCGTACTGACTACGACCGGATACGCCCTGTTCGTCCGGTTCTACTTCCGGGCGCGGAACGTCTACCGCACGCAGACCGGCGTGATATTCCTCAGCAGCCTCCTCATCCCGACGGGGGCGTTCCTCTACGCGGGTGGGGTCACGCCGGTCGATCTGACCCCTTTCGCGCTCGTGGTCAACGGCGTTGTCGTCTGGGTCGCGCTGTTCCGGTACGACTTCCTCGACGTCACCCCGCTCGCCGCCGACCTCCTCATCGAGGAGATGGAGGATTCGGTCGTCGTGACGGGTCCGAACGGGAGGATTCTCGACGTCAACGGGGCGGCCGGGGGGCTTCTGGCCTCCGGGCGCGGGTCGGCGTCGAGCGAGAGCCCGGTCGGGCGGTCGCTGGCCGACGTCTCGCCGTCGCTGGTCGAGGCGGCGGACGGAGGCGAACTCTTCGTCCGTTCGACGGGAGACGGCGCGCACGCGCGGATATTCGACCCGAGCGTGACGACGATTCGCGACCAGTTCGACATCGAGCGCGGAACGCTGCTGGTCCTGCGCGACGTCACCGAGCAGGTGCGCCGACGGGAGGAACTGGAGCGGCAAAACGAGCGTCTGGACGAGTTCGTGAGCGTGGTCAGCCACGACCTGCGCAACCCGCTCGCTATCGCGGAGGGGTACGTCGACTTGGCGCGCGGCGAACGTGACTCGGCCCACTTGGACCGAGCGGCCGACGCCGTCGAGCGGATGAACGTGCTCGTCGAGGACCTCCTGACGCTCGCTCGCGACGGTCGGTCGGTGGACGAGGTCGAACGGGTGTCGCTCGCGTCGGTCGTCGACGAGGCGTGGCAGAACGTCGACGGGGACGCGACGCTCGTCAACGAGGCGGAGGGAACCGTCGAGGCGGACGCCCGGCGCCTCCAGCAGATGTTCGAGAACCTGTTTCGGAACAGTGTGGAACACAGTTCCACGAGCAGTCGGGCGAAGCCCGACGACGCTGTCGAGCACGGCGCTCGACAGGCCTCCGGTCGCTCCGCTCCCGGAAACAGTGTGGAGCATGGCTCCGCGAGCAGTGAGACTACGTCTCGCGACGTCGGCGAACGCGCCGAACCGGGCGTGACGATTCGGGTCGGGTGCGAGGGCGATGGGTTCTTCGTGGAGGACGACGGCCCGGGAATTCCGGCGGCGGACCGCGACCGGGTCTTCGAACACGGTTACACCTCGTCGGCGTCGGGGACCGGGTTCGGACTCGCGATAGTTCGAACTATCGCCGAGGCCCACGGGTGGTCCGTCCGTTCGGTCGAGGGCCGAGACGGCGGCGCGCGCTTCGAGTTTTCGGGTGTGACCCCGTTCCGACCCGTCGACGCTCGGTAG
- a CDS encoding transcription factor S has protein sequence MQFCEECGSMMHNRDGEMVCSSCGATQEQDTDRAAEFVSTEAQDDSDVIETEEGADFEGKPTATDVTCEECGHGEAWYTIKQTGSADEPPTRFFKCKNCGRRWRGYN, from the coding sequence ATGCAGTTCTGCGAGGAGTGCGGTTCGATGATGCACAACAGGGACGGCGAGATGGTGTGTTCGAGCTGCGGCGCGACACAGGAGCAGGACACCGACCGCGCCGCGGAGTTCGTCTCCACCGAGGCGCAGGACGACTCGGACGTCATCGAAACCGAAGAGGGCGCGGACTTCGAGGGGAAACCCACCGCCACCGACGTGACCTGCGAGGAGTGCGGACACGGCGAGGCGTGGTACACCATAAAACAGACCGGCTCGGCCGACGAACCGCCGACGCGCTTCTTCAAATGTAAGAACTGCGGGCGGCGGTGGCGCGGTTACAACTGA
- a CDS encoding dipeptide epimerase, whose translation MLTTEFERVSYPLADEFTISRHTQTEAENVVVRVTDDGGMTGVGAAAPSAHYGETADTVEAVLPDLLEVVESVGDPHGIARIERRMRDRVADNPAARAGVEIALHDLASKRLGVPLYRQWGLDPAEAPPTSFTVGLDETEAMRQKTEEAVDSGYPVLKVKLGTDRDEEIIEAVREAAPDAAIRVDANEAWTPREAVRMSETLAEYDVEFVEQPVPASNPEGLQFVYERSALPVAADESCVTLADVPRVADRVDIVNLKLMKCGGLAEATRMIHAARAHGLEVMLGCMIESNAAIAAACHLAPLLDYADLDGALLLESDDYEGVPIEDGEIRLRESNRSGTGARRTD comes from the coding sequence CTGTTGACGACGGAGTTCGAGCGGGTGTCGTACCCGCTCGCCGACGAGTTCACCATCTCGCGGCACACCCAGACCGAGGCGGAGAACGTCGTCGTGCGCGTCACCGACGACGGCGGGATGACCGGCGTCGGCGCGGCGGCCCCCTCCGCGCACTACGGCGAGACGGCCGACACTGTCGAAGCCGTGCTCCCGGACCTCTTGGAAGTGGTCGAGTCGGTCGGCGACCCGCACGGCATCGCCCGCATCGAGCGGCGGATGCGTGACCGCGTCGCCGACAACCCGGCCGCCCGCGCGGGCGTCGAAATCGCGCTCCACGACCTCGCCTCGAAGCGACTGGGCGTCCCGCTCTACCGCCAGTGGGGGCTCGACCCCGCCGAGGCGCCGCCGACGTCGTTCACCGTCGGACTCGACGAGACGGAGGCGATGCGGCAGAAGACCGAGGAGGCGGTCGACTCGGGCTATCCGGTGTTGAAGGTGAAACTCGGCACCGACCGCGACGAGGAGATAATCGAGGCCGTGCGCGAGGCGGCGCCCGACGCTGCGATTCGCGTCGACGCCAACGAGGCGTGGACGCCCCGCGAGGCCGTCCGGATGTCCGAGACGCTCGCCGAGTACGACGTGGAGTTCGTCGAACAGCCGGTTCCGGCGTCGAATCCGGAGGGACTACAGTTCGTCTACGAGCGCTCGGCGCTCCCGGTGGCGGCCGACGAGTCCTGCGTCACCCTCGCCGACGTGCCGCGCGTCGCCGACCGCGTCGACATCGTGAACCTGAAGCTGATGAAGTGTGGCGGCCTCGCGGAGGCGACGCGGATGATACACGCCGCACGGGCGCACGGGTTGGAGGTGATGCTCGGCTGTATGATCGAGTCGAACGCCGCCATCGCCGCCGCCTGCCACCTCGCGCCCCTCCTCGACTACGCGGACCTCGACGGCGCGCTCCTCCTCGAATCGGACGACTACGAGGGCGTTCCCATCGAAGACGGCGAGATACGCCTGCGCGAGTCGAACCGGAGCGGAACCGGCGCGCGCCGAACGGACTAG
- a CDS encoding alpha/beta hydrolase codes for MSETIHVPGGRDVRGTLETADSDADSDAVVVACPPHPQQGGHRGDERLVAVADELTDRGVDCLRFDYGPWDEGRGERGDAARAVEWAVERYDRAGLFGFSFGGAVALLTAAEGADVEAVSALAPASGLPDGSDVTAAFEEIPVPVQVVYGTRDDVADAAAVADRAREFEQVVVELDADHFFVGQAGKVAERVADFLVPWVRPDDSR; via the coding sequence GTGAGTGAGACGATTCATGTCCCCGGCGGCCGCGACGTGCGTGGAACGCTGGAGACGGCTGATTCCGATGCGGACTCGGACGCCGTCGTCGTCGCGTGCCCCCCGCACCCTCAACAGGGCGGCCACCGCGGAGACGAACGCCTCGTGGCCGTCGCGGACGAACTGACCGACCGGGGGGTCGACTGCCTGCGGTTCGACTACGGTCCGTGGGACGAGGGACGCGGCGAACGCGGCGACGCCGCCCGCGCCGTCGAGTGGGCCGTCGAGCGGTACGACCGCGCGGGCCTGTTCGGGTTCAGTTTCGGCGGAGCGGTCGCGCTTCTGACCGCGGCCGAGGGCGCCGACGTCGAGGCCGTCTCGGCGCTCGCGCCGGCGAGCGGACTCCCGGACGGGTCCGACGTGACGGCCGCCTTCGAGGAGATACCCGTCCCGGTGCAGGTGGTGTACGGGACGCGCGACGACGTCGCCGACGCCGCGGCGGTGGCCGACCGCGCCCGCGAGTTCGAACAGGTCGTCGTCGAACTCGACGCGGACCACTTCTTCGTCGGGCAGGCCGGGAAGGTGGCCGAACGAGTCGCCGACTTCCTCGTCCCGTGGGTTCGACCGGACGACTCTCGGTGA
- a CDS encoding SDR family NAD(P)-dependent oxidoreductase, translating into MADEDEVRTQESVRELSSVAGETAVVTGGSSGIGRAVAETFVADGADVVICSRTRDDVETVAEELNAADVPGSVLPVECDVTDRDSVAALAEATVEEFGGVDLLVNNAGGAGSGGPLHEVESDGWDGVIDVNLTGVYTVTTAFSEALREDGGAVVNTASMAGRYGVAGMGPYSAAKAGVSALTRTLADEWAADDVRVNAVEPGFVATPPVREKLGLDEVPERAGADRRVGRPEEIADAIRFLASDAASFVTGQTIAPTGPPNTFEPPEV; encoded by the coding sequence ATGGCAGACGAAGACGAAGTCAGAACGCAGGAATCGGTCCGCGAACTATCGAGCGTCGCCGGCGAGACGGCCGTCGTCACGGGCGGGTCGAGCGGAATCGGCCGCGCAGTCGCCGAGACGTTCGTCGCGGACGGCGCGGACGTAGTCATCTGCTCGCGCACGCGCGACGACGTGGAGACAGTCGCGGAGGAACTGAACGCGGCGGACGTTCCCGGGTCGGTCCTCCCCGTCGAGTGCGACGTGACCGACCGCGACTCGGTCGCGGCCCTCGCGGAGGCCACCGTCGAGGAGTTCGGCGGGGTCGACCTCCTCGTGAACAACGCGGGGGGCGCGGGGTCGGGCGGACCGCTACACGAGGTGGAGAGCGACGGATGGGACGGGGTCATCGACGTGAACCTCACCGGCGTCTACACCGTCACGACGGCCTTCTCGGAGGCCCTCCGCGAGGACGGCGGCGCGGTGGTCAACACCGCCAGCATGGCCGGCCGCTACGGCGTCGCCGGCATGGGGCCGTACAGCGCCGCGAAGGCCGGCGTCAGCGCCCTCACGCGGACACTCGCCGACGAGTGGGCCGCGGACGACGTGCGCGTGAACGCGGTCGAACCCGGGTTCGTCGCCACGCCGCCCGTCCGCGAGAAACTCGGCCTCGACGAGGTACCCGAACGCGCCGGCGCCGACCGGCGGGTCGGCCGGCCGGAGGAGATAGCCGACGCGATTCGCTTCCTCGCCAGCGACGCCGCCTCGTTCGTCACCGGACAGACCATCGCCCCGACCGGTCCGCCGAACACCTTCGAACCGCCCGAGGTCTGA
- a CDS encoding CopG family transcriptional regulator translates to MGGEQAETGPEGKELERWVDRKAAELDVDRAEVVDRALAAYRVLDADGDALRSDEVDGLETELDDLDSRVSDLEADLDEKVTDLRERVIQVKREADRRAASSDDRSDAEGAGPAEAPDAVADLGESLSALESRVEGGFENYEEVVEYLVDAAEESDEKLDAVATAVVDLRRRLSERERADAERSASAELKRTANREGVARADCEACGESVAVALLTAPYCPHCGETFDGVRARGGLLPFGSATLTTGRRPALERPGETAESTDSAELAETAETAADPFEAPFVRNDSDDEETTSGASSEAASRARREAADPPEAGGD, encoded by the coding sequence ATGGGAGGGGAACAAGCGGAGACGGGACCGGAGGGGAAAGAACTGGAACGGTGGGTCGACCGGAAGGCGGCGGAACTGGACGTCGACCGCGCCGAGGTGGTCGACCGCGCTCTCGCGGCGTACCGCGTGCTCGACGCGGACGGAGACGCCCTACGGAGCGACGAGGTGGACGGCCTCGAAACCGAACTCGACGACCTCGACAGCAGGGTGTCCGACCTCGAAGCCGACCTCGACGAGAAGGTGACGGACCTGCGCGAGCGAGTCATCCAGGTCAAACGCGAGGCGGACCGGCGCGCCGCGTCGAGCGACGACCGCTCCGACGCCGAGGGCGCGGGGCCCGCGGAGGCGCCCGACGCCGTCGCGGACCTCGGGGAGTCGCTATCGGCGTTGGAGTCGCGCGTCGAGGGCGGGTTCGAGAACTACGAGGAGGTCGTAGAGTACCTCGTCGACGCCGCCGAGGAGAGCGACGAGAAACTCGACGCGGTGGCCACCGCGGTCGTCGACCTGCGTCGACGGCTCTCGGAACGGGAACGCGCCGACGCTGAGCGGTCCGCGTCGGCCGAACTCAAGCGAACGGCGAACCGCGAGGGCGTCGCTCGCGCCGACTGCGAGGCCTGCGGCGAATCGGTCGCCGTCGCCCTTCTGACGGCGCCGTACTGTCCGCACTGCGGGGAGACGTTCGACGGCGTCCGCGCGAGGGGCGGTCTGCTCCCGTTCGGGTCGGCGACGCTCACGACCGGTCGGCGGCCGGCGCTAGAACGGCCCGGGGAGACCGCCGAATCTACCGACTCGGCCGAACTCGCCGAAACCGCGGAGACCGCGGCGGACCCCTTCGAGGCGCCGTTCGTCCGGAACGACTCCGACGACGAGGAGACGACGTCGGGTGCGTCGTCAGAAGCGGCGTCGCGCGCGCGACGCGAGGCGGCGGACCCGCCCGAGGCGGGTGGAGACTGA
- a CDS encoding beta-ribofuranosylaminobenzene 5'-phosphate synthase family protein: protein MSRVRVSTGARLHFGFLNLSLAHQRLYGGLGVGLDEPRAVVAAEPADDVDCADPDARRYAERSVALLDVPGAAVSVESSLPRHVGLGSGTQLALAVYAAVARAHDRHPSVRSAAPRLGRGGRSGIGVATFERGGVLVDAGHPTARFTTDRPADGEWTVPAVAVRHDVPEEWRFLLVVPDADPGRSGEEEDEGMRAAVERADPGVADRISGVLSRRLLPAVADGSAARFGEAVSEIGRLNGAWYADEQGGVYRPPVGELVAALEDDPACYGAGQSSWGPAVYAVTDADHADEARAAGAAALDSASVDGDVRVVRGRNVGADVSEES, encoded by the coding sequence ATGAGTCGCGTCCGCGTCTCGACCGGCGCCCGCCTGCACTTCGGCTTTCTCAACCTGAGTCTCGCCCACCAGCGACTGTACGGCGGACTCGGCGTCGGACTCGACGAACCCAGAGCCGTCGTCGCCGCCGAACCGGCCGACGACGTCGACTGCGCGGACCCGGACGCCCGCCGGTACGCCGAACGATCCGTCGCCCTCCTCGACGTCCCCGGCGCCGCCGTCTCGGTGGAGTCGTCGCTCCCGCGGCACGTCGGCCTCGGGAGCGGCACGCAACTCGCGCTGGCCGTCTACGCGGCCGTCGCCCGCGCCCACGACCGCCACCCCTCGGTCCGGTCGGCCGCCCCTCGCCTCGGCCGCGGCGGCCGGTCGGGTATCGGCGTGGCGACGTTCGAGCGAGGCGGCGTCCTCGTCGACGCCGGCCACCCCACGGCGCGTTTCACCACCGACCGACCCGCCGACGGCGAGTGGACCGTCCCGGCCGTCGCCGTCCGCCACGACGTGCCCGAGGAGTGGCGCTTCCTCCTCGTCGTCCCGGACGCCGACCCCGGTCGGAGCGGCGAGGAGGAGGACGAGGGGATGCGCGCCGCCGTCGAACGCGCCGACCCCGGCGTGGCCGACCGCATCTCGGGCGTGCTCTCCAGACGCCTCCTCCCGGCCGTCGCCGACGGGAGCGCCGCGCGCTTCGGAGAGGCGGTGTCCGAAATCGGCCGTCTCAACGGCGCGTGGTACGCCGACGAGCAAGGGGGCGTCTACCGCCCCCCGGTCGGCGAACTCGTCGCGGCGCTCGAAGACGACCCCGCCTGCTACGGCGCCGGGCAGTCCTCGTGGGGGCCGGCCGTGTACGCCGTCACCGACGCCGACCACGCCGACGAGGCCCGGGCGGCGGGGGCGGCGGCGCTCGACTCGGCGAGCGTCGACGGCGACGTGCGCGTCGTCCGCGGGCGGAACGTCGGCGCCGACGTGTCCGAGGAGTCGTGA
- a CDS encoding PspA/IM30 family protein, protein MGILSRTSYVIRSKINAVLNRSEDPRETLDYSYEKMRDELQQVKQGIADLTTQKKRLEIQKRRLEENVEKHNEQAREAVRQDRDDLASRALEKKQAKMNQIEELETQIANLQETQDDLVDKKNQLQNRIEEFRTKKETMKARYEAAEASSRVSEAMSGVGDEMGDVSRALERAEDQTDEMEARSAAMDELVDTGAFDDAMSDKDAIDRELDSGRSNAEVNTELETLKAEMGKSSADAGSDESDEAETTSDADADAELEEMDVSDEDVEAELEELKNEEDN, encoded by the coding sequence ATGGGAATCCTCTCACGCACCTCCTACGTTATCCGCTCGAAGATAAACGCCGTCCTCAACCGGTCGGAGGACCCGCGGGAGACGCTGGATTACTCCTACGAGAAGATGCGCGACGAACTCCAGCAGGTCAAGCAGGGCATCGCGGACCTGACGACCCAGAAGAAGCGACTAGAGATACAGAAACGTCGCCTCGAAGAGAACGTCGAGAAGCACAACGAGCAGGCCCGCGAGGCGGTCCGACAGGACCGCGACGACCTGGCCTCCCGCGCCTTGGAGAAAAAGCAGGCGAAGATGAACCAGATAGAGGAGTTGGAGACGCAGATAGCCAACCTCCAAGAGACGCAGGACGACCTCGTCGACAAGAAGAACCAACTCCAGAACCGCATCGAGGAGTTCCGCACAAAGAAGGAGACGATGAAGGCCCGCTACGAGGCGGCGGAGGCTTCGTCTCGGGTTTCCGAGGCGATGTCGGGCGTCGGCGACGAGATGGGCGACGTCTCTCGCGCCCTCGAACGCGCCGAGGACCAGACCGACGAGATGGAGGCGCGGTCGGCGGCGATGGACGAACTCGTCGATACGGGCGCGTTCGACGACGCGATGTCCGACAAGGACGCCATCGACCGCGAACTGGACTCCGGCCGCTCGAACGCCGAGGTGAACACCGAACTGGAGACGCTGAAGGCCGAGATGGGTAAGTCCTCGGCGGACGCCGGGAGCGACGAGTCGGACGAGGCCGAGACGACGAGCGACGCCGACGCCGACGCGGAACTCGAGGAGATGGACGTCTCCGACGAGGACGTGGAGGCCGAACTGGAGGAACTGAAGAACGAAGAGGACAACTGA
- a CDS encoding RAD55 family ATPase — protein sequence MNSIPFGVSRFDRIVGGGAPPGSVVLLVGEPGAGAREFMFTSATMNAVNRIDGDLFELYYGDLHGGSTPPPEVHYLSFTADEANLRREMSYVFEESLVDAATEGIRFHDFSAEYFRPSPIPHEWYAGEATTLQDLGERHNRVPVLTALGNYLSDHAAGNLVVIDSLTDLVAAISDEMSFHDISMVMRGISKAAHRWGGLILALVGRDTLARTDLGHLMDAVDGTLQFQWDTGGSKRARTLVVQEFRGVLSRLESEDIVRFETQIHDGGFDVSDVRKIR from the coding sequence ATGAATAGCATCCCGTTCGGCGTCTCCCGCTTCGACCGCATCGTCGGCGGCGGCGCACCGCCCGGTTCGGTCGTCCTCCTCGTCGGCGAACCCGGCGCCGGCGCCCGCGAGTTCATGTTCACCAGCGCGACGATGAACGCCGTCAACCGCATCGACGGCGACCTCTTCGAACTCTACTACGGCGACCTGCACGGCGGGTCGACGCCGCCGCCGGAGGTCCACTATCTCTCCTTCACCGCCGACGAGGCGAACCTCCGACGCGAGATGTCGTACGTGTTCGAGGAGTCGCTCGTCGACGCCGCAACGGAGGGTATCCGATTCCACGACTTCTCCGCGGAGTACTTCCGCCCCAGTCCCATCCCCCACGAGTGGTACGCCGGGGAGGCGACGACGCTGCAGGACCTCGGGGAACGACACAACCGGGTCCCCGTCCTCACCGCCCTCGGCAACTACCTGAGCGACCACGCCGCCGGCAACCTCGTCGTCATCGATTCGCTGACGGACCTCGTCGCGGCCATCTCCGACGAGATGTCGTTCCACGACATCTCGATGGTGATGCGGGGAATCAGCAAGGCGGCACACCGGTGGGGCGGCCTCATCCTCGCCCTCGTCGGCCGCGACACCCTCGCGCGGACCGACCTCGGGCACCTCATGGACGCCGTCGACGGGACGCTCCAGTTCCAGTGGGACACCGGCGGTTCCAAGCGGGCGCGGACGCTCGTCGTCCAGGAGTTCCGCGGCGTCCTCTCGCGCCTCGAATCCGAGGACATCGTCCGGTTCGAGACGCAGATTCACGACGGCGGTTTCGACGTGAGCGACGTGCGGAAGATCCGCTGA
- a CDS encoding glycoside hydrolase — protein MDDTEGISRRGVLATLGAGGIAALGGCAGSTGGDAIVAAATEEPSGAAPSEGTATARESETETETPVQTMTEQPSPPLTGDGLSNVRGAVYLPYRVFNHYQMWDRYAPAEIERDLTFASNLGLNSLRVFASYTVWREDPAAFRERFDHFLGAAADRGIAVLPMLFESIGADPTPANVARDIPVRSPGGAVLRDRGRWNETAAFVRWFAARYGDHEGLLALELMNEPGELDHRVAFVREMLRVAREVHPTVPLTVGCKTLDLNRQYADAIDVLQFHHNLPPTADQMRELLREASDLSAEVGKPVWLTEWQRTRVGPPDKMLPNYDSLADVVRDSDIDGEFFWQLMLNPAYNLKVRSMGRINGVFTEDGGVYSLEGARALAGSAEWEAPEVRPEWTESVGSE, from the coding sequence ATGGACGACACAGAGGGGATATCGCGCCGGGGGGTCCTCGCGACCCTCGGCGCCGGGGGAATCGCGGCACTCGGGGGATGTGCCGGGTCGACCGGGGGCGACGCTATCGTCGCCGCCGCGACGGAAGAACCGTCGGGTGCGGCGCCGTCCGAGGGGACGGCGACGGCTCGCGAATCCGAGACCGAAACGGAGACGCCCGTGCAGACGATGACGGAACAGCCGTCGCCGCCGCTGACGGGGGACGGTCTCTCGAACGTCCGGGGGGCGGTGTACCTGCCCTACCGCGTCTTCAACCACTACCAGATGTGGGACCGCTACGCGCCGGCGGAAATCGAGCGCGACCTGACGTTCGCGAGCAACCTCGGGCTGAACTCGCTCCGGGTGTTCGCCAGTTACACCGTCTGGCGGGAGGACCCCGCGGCGTTCCGCGAGCGGTTCGACCACTTCCTCGGTGCGGCCGCCGACCGCGGCATCGCCGTGCTCCCGATGCTGTTCGAGAGCATCGGCGCCGACCCGACGCCGGCGAACGTCGCCCGAGACATCCCGGTTCGGTCGCCCGGCGGCGCGGTGCTCCGCGACCGCGGGCGCTGGAACGAGACGGCGGCGTTCGTCCGGTGGTTCGCAGCGCGGTACGGCGACCACGAGGGCCTCCTCGCGCTCGAACTCATGAACGAACCCGGCGAACTCGACCACCGCGTCGCGTTCGTGCGGGAGATGCTCCGCGTCGCGCGCGAGGTGCACCCGACGGTGCCGCTCACCGTCGGTTGTAAGACCCTCGACCTCAACCGCCAGTACGCCGACGCTATCGACGTGCTGCAGTTCCACCACAACCTGCCGCCGACGGCCGACCAGATGCGGGAGCTACTCCGAGAGGCGTCGGACCTCTCCGCGGAGGTGGGCAAACCCGTCTGGTTGACCGAGTGGCAGCGGACGCGGGTGGGACCGCCGGACAAGATGCTGCCGAACTACGACTCGTTGGCCGACGTCGTCCGCGACAGCGACATCGATGGCGAGTTCTTCTGGCAGCTAATGCTCAACCCGGCGTACAACCTCAAGGTGCGGTCGATGGGTCGCATCAACGGCGTCTTCACCGAGGACGGCGGCGTCTACTCGCTGGAAGGGGCGCGGGCGCTCGCGGGGTCCGCCGAGTGGGAGGCGCCGGAGGTTCGACCCGAGTGGACGGAGAGCGTCGGGTCCGAATAA
- a CDS encoding DUF1611 domain-containing protein, with protein MTAGTGGDSRRVVVLAHEKFPDRAKTATGVLKYADYDVVAVLDRDNPGTSARDHRADLPDVPIVASMDDAPEADALLVGIAPIGGGFDESWRDDVRTAIERGCDLISGLHYFLNDDEEFAELAAERGVEINDVRKPHEDLSVSQGRAADVDADIVLTVGTDCSVGKMTVSLELLEAARERGVDAGFIPTGQTGIMISGWGNPVDRVVSDFTAGAVEEMILEVGDDYDVLFVEGQGSIVHPAYSAVTCGILHGAMPDAMVLCHAAGREAIHGYESFEMPPIPEYVDLYESLSAPVSESSVVAGALNTSHLDDGAARDAVDDYAAELDAPAADIVRFDADEVLDAVLGE; from the coding sequence ATGACCGCAGGAACAGGCGGCGACTCCCGCCGAGTCGTCGTCCTCGCGCACGAGAAGTTCCCCGACCGAGCGAAGACGGCGACGGGCGTCCTCAAGTACGCCGACTACGACGTGGTCGCCGTCCTCGACCGAGACAACCCCGGCACCTCCGCGCGGGACCACCGCGCGGACCTGCCGGACGTGCCCATCGTCGCCTCGATGGACGACGCGCCGGAGGCGGACGCCCTCCTCGTCGGCATCGCCCCTATCGGCGGCGGGTTCGACGAGTCCTGGCGCGACGACGTCCGGACCGCAATCGAACGCGGCTGTGACCTCATCTCGGGGCTCCACTACTTCTTGAACGACGACGAGGAGTTCGCCGAACTCGCCGCCGAACGCGGCGTCGAGATAAACGACGTGCGGAAACCGCACGAGGACCTCTCGGTGTCGCAGGGCCGCGCCGCCGACGTGGACGCCGATATCGTCCTCACCGTCGGCACCGACTGCTCGGTGGGGAAGATGACCGTCTCCCTGGAACTGCTGGAGGCGGCGCGGGAACGCGGCGTCGACGCCGGATTCATCCCGACGGGCCAGACGGGCATCATGATATCGGGGTGGGGCAACCCCGTCGACCGCGTCGTCTCCGATTTCACCGCCGGCGCCGTCGAGGAGATGATTCTGGAGGTCGGCGACGACTACGACGTGCTGTTCGTCGAGGGGCAGGGGAGCATCGTCCACCCCGCCTACTCCGCGGTCACCTGCGGCATCCTCCACGGCGCGATGCCCGACGCGATGGTGCTGTGTCACGCCGCGGGCCGCGAGGCCATCCACGGCTACGAGTCGTTCGAGATGCCGCCGATACCGGAGTACGTCGACCTCTACGAGTCGCTGTCGGCGCCCGTCAGCGAGTCGAGCGTCGTCGCCGGCGCGTTGAACACCTCGCACCTTGACGACGGGGCGGCCCGCGACGCCGTCGACGACTACGCGGCCGAACTCGACGCGCCCGCCGCGGATATCGTCCGCTTCGACGCCGACGAGGTGCTCGACGCGGTGTTGGGGGAGTAA